The proteins below come from a single Eubacterium limosum genomic window:
- a CDS encoding alpha-amylase, with protein sequence MNGTMMQYFEWYLPEDQSLWRQVAEDASHLKALGITAVWLPPAYKGAAGKSDVGYAPYDLYDLGEFDQKNSVATKYGTVSEYCEAISALQDNGIEVYADIVLDHRLGADRTENVYACKENDENRNEQIEPIRPIKAWTQFDFPGRGDTYSDFKWNWTHFAGIDWDEKKEDSAVFQFQGKRWASDVDRENGNFDYLMGADVDLNNREVVEELIRWGRWYLDKTRVNGFRMDAVKHIDFNFFNEWLDAVRRDWDQELFAVGEYWSGDLEDLKRYMETTGRTMCLFDVPLHYHFFDASNSGDGYDMRQLLSNTLTAHDPTRSVTFVDNHDTQPGQSLESWVQPWFKPLAYAFILLRADGYPCVFYGDYYGIPAQNIEPMQALLDKLLCARRESAYGAQRDYFDDFHIIGWVREGDPAEPESGLAVLMTNGDGGSKQMYMGHQFAGKDFYDITGNVEGTVTVNENGDGVFHVAPGSVSVWARTR encoded by the coding sequence ATGAATGGAACGATGATGCAGTATTTTGAATGGTACCTGCCTGAGGACCAGTCCCTTTGGCGGCAGGTGGCAGAGGATGCCAGTCATCTTAAAGCGCTTGGGATCACAGCGGTCTGGCTGCCTCCGGCCTACAAGGGCGCGGCAGGCAAAAGCGATGTGGGCTACGCGCCCTATGACCTTTATGATCTGGGTGAATTTGACCAGAAAAACAGTGTCGCCACAAAATACGGGACGGTCAGTGAATATTGCGAAGCCATCAGCGCCCTTCAGGATAACGGAATCGAGGTTTACGCGGATATTGTGCTGGATCACCGGCTGGGCGCGGACCGGACGGAAAATGTCTACGCCTGCAAGGAAAATGACGAAAATCGAAATGAACAGATTGAGCCCATCCGCCCCATTAAGGCCTGGACACAGTTTGACTTTCCGGGCCGGGGCGACACCTACTCGGATTTTAAATGGAACTGGACGCATTTTGCAGGGATCGACTGGGATGAGAAGAAAGAGGACAGCGCGGTTTTCCAGTTTCAGGGCAAGCGCTGGGCCAGTGACGTGGACCGCGAGAACGGCAATTTTGACTACCTGATGGGCGCGGACGTGGATTTAAATAACCGCGAGGTGGTTGAGGAATTGATCCGCTGGGGCAGATGGTACCTGGATAAAACCCGGGTCAACGGTTTTCGCATGGACGCGGTCAAGCACATTGATTTTAATTTTTTTAATGAGTGGCTGGACGCAGTCAGGCGTGACTGGGACCAGGAGCTGTTTGCCGTGGGCGAATACTGGTCTGGCGATCTGGAGGATCTCAAGCGCTATATGGAGACCACGGGCCGGACCATGTGCCTGTTTGACGTGCCGCTCCACTATCATTTTTTTGACGCCTCGAACAGCGGTGACGGCTATGATATGCGGCAGCTGTTAAGCAATACCCTGACAGCCCATGACCCCACACGGTCGGTCACCTTTGTGGATAACCACGACACGCAGCCCGGCCAGTCGCTGGAATCCTGGGTACAGCCCTGGTTTAAGCCGCTGGCCTACGCTTTTATTTTGCTGCGGGCCGACGGCTATCCCTGCGTTTTTTACGGCGATTATTATGGTATTCCCGCCCAGAACATCGAGCCCATGCAGGCGCTTTTGGACAAGCTGCTCTGTGCCCGGCGCGAATCGGCCTACGGCGCCCAGAGGGATTATTTTGACGATTTCCATATCATCGGATGGGTGCGCGAAGGTGACCCGGCAGAGCCGGAATCCGGTCTGGCAGTACTGATGACAAACGGAGACGGCGGCTCAAAGCAGATGTATATGGGACATCAGTTTGCCGGAAAGGATTTTTATGACATCACGGGCAATGTGGAGGGCACGGTCACTGTCAACGAAAACGGCGACGGCGTTTTTCACGTGGCGCCCGGTTCGGTATCGGTCTGGGCCAGGACAAGGTAA
- a CDS encoding cytochrome c biogenesis protein CcdA: MGFASGAGVPAIMVFLQGILSFFSPCVLPLVPLYIGYLAGGTKTVDADGTVHYKKRTVLINTLFFVIGISATFFILGVGFTAAGQFFTGNRMLFARIGGVIIILFGLVQLGVFNFDFLNREHRLPFNLDKLAMNPLLAFVLGFTFSFAWTPCVGPVLASVLLMASSSSSFASGFILIGVYTLGFVLPFMAVGLFTSTLLDFFRRHQKAVRYTVKAGGVLMIIMGIMMFTGWMNGITGYLSRAGAGSSAPQPSPTATTEPVPSPTPENTPEESAKKTLAPDFTLTDQYGVTHTLSEYRGKTVFLNFFATWCGPCQKEMPDIETLYKKYGDNSGDLVVLSVANPHTEEGPNNNDMSPEKIAEFMSDNGFTYPALMDRTGAVFQAYGIRSFPTTFMIDKDGYVEGYVPGMLTSSMMESIVNQAMAQ; the protein is encoded by the coding sequence ATGGGTTTTGCTTCGGGGGCCGGTGTTCCGGCCATTATGGTATTTTTACAGGGGATTCTCAGTTTTTTCTCGCCCTGTGTGCTGCCGCTGGTGCCTTTGTACATCGGCTATCTGGCGGGCGGAACAAAGACAGTGGACGCGGACGGGACAGTCCACTATAAAAAGCGGACGGTTCTCATCAACACGCTCTTTTTTGTCATTGGCATCAGCGCGACATTTTTTATTCTGGGCGTGGGCTTCACCGCGGCCGGGCAGTTTTTTACGGGCAACCGGATGCTGTTCGCGCGCATCGGCGGGGTCATCATCATTTTATTTGGGCTGGTTCAGCTGGGGGTTTTTAATTTTGACTTTTTAAACCGTGAGCACCGCCTGCCCTTTAATTTGGACAAGCTGGCCATGAATCCGCTGCTGGCTTTTGTGCTGGGCTTTACCTTCAGCTTTGCCTGGACGCCCTGCGTGGGGCCGGTTTTAGCCAGTGTGCTGCTCATGGCGTCGTCTTCGTCATCCTTCGCGTCGGGCTTTATCCTTATCGGGGTTTACACGCTGGGCTTTGTCCTGCCGTTTATGGCGGTGGGGTTATTTACCAGCACCCTGCTGGATTTTTTCAGGCGGCACCAGAAGGCGGTCCGCTACACGGTAAAGGCCGGGGGCGTGCTCATGATCATTATGGGGATCATGATGTTTACAGGATGGATGAACGGGATTACGGGCTACCTCTCTCGGGCTGGAGCCGGAAGCAGCGCACCGCAGCCAAGCCCGACGGCAACCACTGAGCCTGTGCCGTCGCCCACACCGGAAAACACGCCGGAGGAAAGCGCCAAAAAGACACTGGCTCCGGATTTCACGCTCACCGACCAGTATGGGGTGACGCATACGCTGTCGGAATACCGTGGAAAGACGGTTTTCCTCAATTTCTTTGCCACCTGGTGCGGCCCATGTCAGAAGGAAATGCCAGATATCGAGACGCTGTATAAAAAATACGGCGATAACTCCGGAGACCTGGTGGTGTTGAGCGTTGCCAATCCGCATACGGAGGAAGGGCCGAACAATAATGATATGTCGCCTGAAAAAATCGCGGAGTTCATGTCGGACAACGGTTTTACCTATCCTGCGCTCATGGACCGTACGGGCGCGGTGTTCCAGGCCTATGGCATCCGTTCTTTCCCGACAACCTTTATGATTGACAAAGATGGCTATGTGGAGGGCTATGTGCCGGGAATGCTGACGTCCAGCATGATGGAAAGCATTGTCAACCAGGCCATGGCACAATAA
- a CDS encoding ZIP family metal transporter, translating to MEILNNIPPVGQALVAGLFTWGLTALGAAMVFFFKEINKKVLNAMLGFAAGVMIAASFWSLLAPSIEMAEGGPVPPYVPAVVGFLGGGAFLWCVDKLLPHIHQGTGHEEGIHTSWQRSVLLVLAITFHNIPEGLAVGVAFGGLATGNEYMTLAGAISLALGIGLQNFPEGAAVSIPLRRENMSRVKSFMYGQASGLVEPISAVIGAAAVVFINPILPYALAFAAGAMIYVVAEELIPESQLGHNGEGDIATIGVMVGFAVMMLMDVALG from the coding sequence ATGGAAATTTTAAACAATATCCCTCCGGTGGGCCAGGCTCTGGTCGCCGGGCTTTTCACCTGGGGCCTCACGGCTCTGGGCGCTGCGATGGTCTTTTTCTTTAAAGAGATTAACAAAAAGGTATTAAACGCCATGCTGGGCTTTGCCGCTGGCGTTATGATCGCGGCCAGCTTCTGGTCGCTTCTGGCGCCGTCCATCGAGATGGCAGAGGGCGGTCCGGTGCCGCCGTATGTGCCAGCTGTAGTCGGATTTTTGGGCGGCGGCGCGTTTTTATGGTGTGTGGATAAGCTTTTGCCGCATATCCATCAGGGAACAGGCCATGAGGAGGGGATTCATACCTCGTGGCAGCGCAGTGTGCTGCTGGTTCTGGCCATCACCTTCCACAATATCCCAGAAGGGCTGGCGGTCGGGGTCGCCTTTGGCGGACTGGCCACAGGCAATGAGTACATGACGCTGGCCGGCGCCATCTCGCTGGCTTTGGGGATCGGGCTTCAGAATTTTCCTGAAGGCGCGGCGGTCTCCATTCCGCTCCGGCGTGAAAACATGAGCCGGGTTAAATCTTTTATGTACGGCCAGGCTTCTGGGCTGGTAGAACCGATTTCGGCGGTCATCGGCGCGGCGGCGGTTGTCTTTATCAACCCGATTCTGCCTTACGCGCTGGCTTTTGCCGCCGGTGCCATGATCTATGTTGTGGCAGAAGAACTGATTCCAGAATCACAGCTCGGCCATAACGGCGAGGGCGATATCGCCACCATTGGTGTGATGGTCGGCTTTGCGGTCATGATGCTCATGGACGTAGCGCTGGGCTGA
- a CDS encoding response regulator yields MKVIIVDDESFAIEALEYVLEDMEGVEVAGAFQNASEALDFVRDHKVDLAFLDIEMPGFTGIELAGYLKEAAADIQTVFVTGYNNYAQQAFDVEAVGYILKPFSAERVQAVIDKVGKTASHKAENEVVFRTFGRFDIFVRGELLIFKSQKAKELVALCVDHRGGVVTMEEAIDKLWEDRLFDEKTKKLYRKAVMIATHTFEEAGAPGIFQTRRGLCYIERDKVYCDYYKLLEGETLPKSPFTGEYLFEYSWAEERVPEIWEIQEMVEKRRGED; encoded by the coding sequence ATGAAAGTGATCATCGTAGACGACGAGAGCTTTGCCATCGAAGCCTTAGAATACGTCCTGGAGGACATGGAAGGCGTGGAAGTGGCAGGCGCCTTCCAGAACGCCTCGGAGGCGCTGGATTTTGTGAGGGACCACAAGGTCGATCTGGCCTTTCTGGACATTGAGATGCCGGGCTTTACGGGCATCGAGCTGGCCGGCTACCTGAAAGAGGCGGCCGCGGATATTCAGACGGTTTTTGTGACAGGCTACAACAATTACGCCCAGCAGGCCTTTGACGTGGAGGCTGTGGGCTATATTCTCAAGCCCTTCTCGGCCGAGCGTGTTCAGGCTGTCATCGACAAGGTCGGCAAGACTGCGTCCCATAAGGCGGAGAACGAGGTGGTGTTCCGCACCTTTGGCCGGTTTGATATTTTTGTCAGAGGGGAGCTGCTCATCTTTAAGAGCCAGAAGGCCAAGGAGCTGGTGGCCCTGTGTGTGGACCACCGAGGCGGCGTGGTCACCATGGAGGAGGCCATCGACAAGCTGTGGGAGGACCGGCTCTTTGACGAAAAGACCAAAAAGCTCTACCGCAAGGCGGTCATGATCGCCACCCACACCTTTGAGGAGGCGGGCGCGCCGGGGATTTTCCAGACGCGGCGCGGCCTGTGCTATATCGAACGGGATAAAGTCTACTGCGACTACTACAAGCTGTTAGAAGGCGAAACCCTGCCAAAATCCCCCTTCACCGGCGAATACCTGTTTGAGTACTCCTGGGCAGAAGAACGCGTGCCCGAAATCTGGGAGATCCAGGAGATGGTGGAGAAACGGCGGGGGGAAGATTAG